The Alnus glutinosa chromosome 7, dhAlnGlut1.1, whole genome shotgun sequence genome includes a region encoding these proteins:
- the LOC133874165 gene encoding transcription factor ORG2-like — MIQTMLPLFAPLFGWTTSLEDDSIRPEQQSYVYRDTTEISESYLRVPPSYHLPQDDDDHHHRLAKSVMSFSGDPTTVKKLNHNASERDRRKKMNSLYSSLRSLLPATDHTKKLSVPATVNRVLKYIPQLQEQVEGLLQKKEELLSSFSREGGLNRQETKSKTVAGKSSSAVSAIWLNDREVSLQMTPYKSHNFSLSEILLYLEENGLLLLNASSFESFGGRVFYNLHFQVEGTNRLDCEFLSEKVMYLINKRQ; from the exons atgatcCAAACAATGTTACCGCTATTCGCACCTTTGTTTGGATGGACGACGTCGTTGGAGGATGATAGTATAAGGCCTGAGCAGCAGAGCTACGTTTACAGAGACACTACTGAAATTTCAGAGTCATATCTTCGTGTCCCTCCATCTTATCATTTGCCGCAAGATGATGATGATCACCACCATCGGCTTGCAAAGTCGGTGATGAGTTTTAGCGGCGACCCCACGACGGTTAAGAAGCTTAATCACAACGCTAGCGAGCGTGATCGTCGCAAGAAGATGAATTCTTTATACTCCTCTCTCCGCTCACTACTTCCCGCGACAGATCACAcg AAAAAACTAAGTGTTCCGGCAACAGTTAACCGTGTGTTAAAGTACATTCCACAACTACAAGAGCAAGTGGAGGGACTGCTGCAAAAGAAGGAAGAACTTTTATCAAGCTTTTCTAGGGAAGGAGGTCTAAATCGTCAAGAGACGAAGAGTAAAACTGTAGCAGGAAAGTCTAGCTCTGCTGTTTCTGCAATTTGGCTTAATGATAGAGAAGTTTCCCTTCAGATGACCCCCTATAAGTCCCACAACTTTTCTCTATCTGAGATCTTGCTATACTTGGAGGAAAATGGGCTTCTTCTATTAAATGCTTCTTCTTTTGAGTCTTTTGGAGGAAGGGTGTTCTACAATTTACATTTTCAG GTGGAAGGAACCAATAGATTGGATTGTGAGTTTTTGAGTGAGAAGGTCATGTACTTGATTAATAAGAGGCAATAA